Proteins found in one Triticum aestivum cultivar Chinese Spring chromosome 4D, IWGSC CS RefSeq v2.1, whole genome shotgun sequence genomic segment:
- the LOC123097632 gene encoding ESX-1 secretion-associated protein EspI: MQPTESAQRRASSTAPRRSIGCMAGLLRLLSPYHRHRKRLTAKNATPEASLPPPSPPPMKKPAASPSPTQAPGKPQTQTAVRRRRSCEAPRSPTIAPEYRRASCDSPRPPPPAIVARLMGLEESAPASPATTPRPRPLPTRPPPPPPPEMAAEKRRKLLGALEKCDDDLQTLRRIIAAVRAAELRSAAASDVSPAPAGEGKGAKWMDGSPALQQKPRAEAQYPSPDSVLDAITSPRFPCRKRPSPCTHIDADSKPEITRCSNDALIVRSKIVKPSRTLVFSGDYCKIKQYCNELHAMAIYHHPATVAAVEGIPRWTPSVAEAQGWQHRRRWGLQGPERSRAMVESVGEVWGQGAGEERWEAGLVGAALERAILQELVLDVVTELLAYSGREAQAPFGQFGRGHDHGGGAMCRKRLCF, translated from the exons ATGCAGCCGACGGAGTCCGCCCAACGCCGGGCCTCGTCCACGGCGCCCCGGCGGAGCATCGGGTGCatggccggcctcctccgcctgctcTCCCCGTACCATCGCCACCGGAAGCGCCTCACCGCCAAGAACGCCACGCCAGAGGCCTCCCtaccgccgccgtctccaccgcccaTGAAGAAGCCGGCAGCGTCGCCGTCACCGACGCAGGCCCCAGGGAAGCCGCAGACGCAGACAGCTGTCCGGCGGCGGCGTTCATGCGAAGCGCCTCGGAGCCCGACGATCGCTCCGGAGTACCGCCGGGCCAGCTGTGACAgccccaggccgccgccgccagccatcgTCGCGCGCCTAATGGGCCTGGAGGAGTCCGCGCCGGCTTCCCCCGCCACGACCCCGCGGCCACGACCGCTGCCAACccgccctcctcctcccccgccaccAGAGATGGCTGCGGAGAAGCGACGCAAGCTGCTGGGTGCGCTGGAGAAATGCGACGACGACCTCCAGACACTGCGGCGGATCATCGCGGCCGTCCGGGCTGCCGAGCTGCGGTCGGCCGCTGCGTCCGACGTCTCGCCGGCTCCGGCAGGGGAAGGCAAGGGCGCCAAGTGGATGGACGGCTCGCCGGCGCTGCAGCAGAAGCCGCGGGCCGAGGCGCAGTATCCCAGCCCGGACTCGGTGCTGGACGCCATCACCTCACCGAGATTTCCATGCAGGAAGCGGCCGTCTCCATGCACACATATCGATGCAGACAGCAAGCCCGAGATTACCCGTTGCAGTAACGACGCACTCATAGTACGATCCAAGATCGTGAAGCCCTCCCGAACACTTGTTTTCTCCG GGGACTACTGCAAGATCAAGCAATACTGCAACGAGCTGCACGCCATGGCCATCTACCACCACCCGGCGACGGTGGCGGCCGTCGAGGGAATACCGCGGTGGACGCCGTCAGTAGCCGAGGCGCAGGGCTGGCAGCATCGGCGACGGTGGGGGCTGCAGGGCCCAGAGCGGAGCCGCGCGATGGTGGAGAGCGTGGGGGAGGTGTGGGGGCAGGGCGCCGGCGAGGAGCGGTGGGAGGCCGGCCTCGTCGGCGCCGCGCTGGAGCGCGCCATCCTGCAGGAACTGGTCTTGGACGTCGTGACGGAGCTGCTCGCGTACTCCGGGCGGGAAGCGCAGGCACCGTTCGGCCAGTTTGGCCGCGGGCACGACCACGGCGGCGGTGCCATGTGCCGGAAGAGGCTCTGTTTCTGA